The sequence ATCAAGTCCGATCATACTTCCTGCCTCTGCAAATCCATTACTGGCCGAACGTTCAATGTGGCCTGGAATATGTTCTCATGCTGGAGATGAGCAACGATTCCAAACTCCTCACCTACGTTTTCTAATCCGGCCTGTAAATCTTCAATATCGATACCTGCAGGTACGGAAACCTGCGCCAGCATGAGGAGAATACCTTCGTGCACATAGCAGTAGAAGTCGTCTACGTTCACATTTCTGTCGGCGAGATAGCCGGTTGTGCGAGTGATAATACCCTTGTGGTCTCTGCCCTGCATGCTGAGCGTGAAATGTTCAGCAGGGCCCGTATCGCATACAACAGGCTCGACATATGGCCTCACGTTGACTGCAAACTCGCCGACTCCGCCGTTACGCTCTATAGCCCGCCTTATCTCCGATTGCGTCCGTTCATCGGGCATTTGTGCTGAGATGATGAGAGTGAAGTAGCCGCGCACAACTGTCTGGCTTAGGTAGGTGATGTTGCCGTCGATGCCGGTAATTGCCGAGCTTACGTCACGAACGATCCCGATTCGGTCCCGCGCCATCACGGTGACGATGTAGTCGCGCATTTTTCCTCCGAAAATAGCTGAGAGCTGAGAGTGGAGAGCATAGAGCCCAGACTCATAATCGCTCAGTATATATCGAGGTTATTGTATCAGAACAAATGCGCGAAATCCAAATAATCAATCCAAAATACTAAATCTAAAATGTAATGCGGTCCAGCGGGTACTTGTGCGAGTCCATCAGCATGAGTTCTTTGGGCTTTACGACGATCACGACATATTCCGGGTCCGTTTTCCCGCCGGGAAAGTATTCTTTGAGCATATCGCTCCAGAACCGGTCTCTCAGAGCCTGGTCGTCAGAAACACTTGCATGGCCTTTTATAAGGGCATAGCTCCACCCGATCACATTGCCTTCGGTCTTTGTCCAGAAAGCGGTGACTTCCGGGTTTGCCTCAATTTGTTTGATCTTCAGAAGACTGCGGCCCGTGATGAAATAGATCGTGAAATCATCATCCACACCCGCAGTCCACATAGTCCTGGGGTGTGGAAATCCTTCGCTGTCGATCGTCATGAAAACAGCATTAACCGCCGAGTCGATCAACGCTTTTGCGCGTGACTTTATGTCTTGATCATTCATGATCCGTCTCCTCCAAGGGTTGAGTGGGTCACTTCTTGATTCCCACAATCGCCCTTATTTATTCATGGAGGCGGACTCGTCTGCTGCACGTTGGCTTCTTGATCTTCTTTCAATGCTCCATTTTAGGACCGGCGGGGTTATCATTGTCGTAAGCACAACCATTATGACAACCGCCGAATAGGTTGCATGATTGACCACTCGCATTCCATCCAGCACCAGCTTGCTGCCTATCGATGCGAATATGAGACCGACTTCGCCTCGAGGAATCATCCCGATTCCTATCGAGACCCTATCGAGCCCCTTTTGCAAGACGCCCAGTCCGCAGACCTGTTTGCCGAGTATCGCAGCAAGCGTAAGCACCCCGGCAAAGACAAGCACTTCCGGATTTGCGAATGTGCGCAGGTCAACGTTGGCTCCCATCCTGACGAAGAATATCGGCACCAGGAACCCGGCGATGGGCGCAATTAGCTCATCTACAGAATGCTCACCGCGCTCGGTAAAGTCCCGCCAGTGGATTTCGTCCATGATGAGACCGGCAGCGAAAGCTCCGACTATCGGAGCCAGGTCTATCTGAGCGGCAAGGTATGCGAAACCGAAACAGATTCCGAGCGCAGTTGCCAGCAGCAGCCCTTCAGCTTTGAATCGCGAAGCAATATTGAAAACGCGTGGGGCAAGTTTTGCTCCGATAAAGAGCGCGCCAAAGAGGAACAGCATAGCTTTCAGCACTATCCACAAAATGGAGATGCTGGACATTTTTGCGCCTGTGGCTGCTGCAGTTATGATCCCGCTTATGACCGCCAGTATTACAAGTCCCTGAACATCGTCAATAACCGCGGCTCCAAGAATGATACGAGCCTCAGGTGTCTGGACGCGTCCGAGGTCTCTAAGCACTCTGGCTGTGATCCCGACGCTGGTTGCGCAGAGTGTGGCTCCTATGAAGATATGCGCATAAACGCTTTCCAGCGGCAGAAAGAATGATGCTACGCCCCATCCCAGAAAGAAAGGCGCAATGACTCCGAGGGTTGCCACTACCAGTGATGATGCGCCGACTTTCATCATCTTGTTGAGGTCGGATTCCAATCCCACTTGAAACAGAAGCAGCATCACACCAATTTCTGATAGTATCTCAACGCTCATGTCGGTTTTTATGAACTCGACACTGTGGAAACCGATAAGGTAGAGATTGCCTACAATAATACCGAAGATGAGTTCGCCCAGGACGGCCGGCTGGCCAATGCGGACCATGACATCGCCGCCGATTTTTGCGGCAACTAAGATCACGATCAGCGCAAGGAGCACGCGAGGCAGTTCAAGACTTGCATCGTCTCCATGGCCGCTCGACGCGTGAGCGATGCAGCTTGTCAGACATAATACGACTATTGCGATTACAAGCAGACGAATTAGAGTGCCGCGGCCGGTTTTGAAGTTTTTCATGTTTACCTCTCAAAGATTCGATGACCCGAAAACCGTCTTTGTATATCGGGCATCGTCGCCTTGTGTGCCGGGCACCTTTTGCGGAACAGAGTCTCAACTCGGTTGATTTCTCCGTGTCCTGTCTATATATTATATGTATTATATGGGAATGATGCTTTGTCCTTCGCAATTAAGCACCAGGATAAGCGCAATTCTTTTTGCCGGTTGTAGTATAAAATTATCGTCTTACCCTCTACCGGTGTTGGATTGTTCCCGATATAATGGGTTGTATAGACTCGGGGTGTAAAGTCAAGCCCTAATTTGGAGTAGTTTTTGTAGTGCTGGTGGGCGTGCCAAAGTGTTCGCCTTCCAGATGGGTGTCGAGAGACGTGTTCTTTGACAATCTAAGACGGTGCTATTTAATCCCTGTGGACTCGGAACGCTCTTTTGGCTTGCCGACGCCTGGTGATATGTCGCACGAGTTCACCCTGGGTCATGTCTTTGGGTGACGGATTTTCGGCGCGGTCCTCCTTTCTTTGGTCGGGAGTCTTGTAGAGCACACCTTTATGCAGCAGATTGAAGATGAGCCTTACAAGCTTGCGAGCACATAAGACACACGCTCTCTTGTGGTGGTGGGTGGTCGACTCGCGATATTTGGTCTTGTAGAATCGGGCAAACTCGTCGTTATGTGTTCTCAGAGAGTTTGCCGCCTCGACCAGATAATAGCGGAGATACTTGTTTCCGGCACGGCTCATAGGAGTGTCATCCGAGTCGAACTCGCCGGACTGGTTCTTTTTCCAGACGATGGACGCAAACTTTGCAAGGGCGGAGTCTGAGTCAAAGCGTCTGACGTCTTGGATTTCGGCAATGATTCCGGCTGTAAAGACGGGGCCCAGGCCGGGGACCGAAAGGAGAATAGTCGCATAGCTATTGAATGCAGCGAGCTCTTTCGCAATTGCTTTGTCGACGGCGTCGATCTGGCGCTCAAAGAACCTTATGTTCTCCAGCGTCATTGCAAGCACAAGATTCACCGGGTTGGAAAGGCATTTGTTGAGTCGGTATGAGTTCCTCGCGGCATTTCTTACCGCGTTGGCGACTTGTTCGGGGTCGGCAAAGGAGTTTTTGCTCTTCTCGATTAGGAACGCGGCAAGGTCTTCAATTGAGGCTTCGGCAATTTCATCGACTGTGAGGAACTCCATAAGCAGCGCGCTCGAAGTCGCGCCAAACGGGTCCGAGAACGGTTTCTCTTGTCGAAACGCCGAAAACTTGAGAAACAGGTTCGTAAGGAAGCGGTTCTTTTCGGAAGTAACTGATTGTGCAAGTTGAAACCGATGTCTGGTGAGCTTTTGCAAAGCGAGATATTTCTCATCAATTAGCAGGGGCTTTGGAGGCTTTCTGAAACGAAGAAACTCGGCGATCATGAGAGCGTCAAGAGGGTCCGTCTTCGGAATATCTGGATATATCTTCTTGAACTTCGCGACCTGCCGGGCATTGAGATTATGAACATTGGCGTCGAGACCGGCAAGTCCGGGATGTGATCGCAGTGTTTCGACAAGAGCCGTCCAGAGATTTCCGGTGGCCTCCATCCCAATTTCGATCTTATCTATTTTGAGCTTGGAGACGACTCCGTTAATTCTCTCAATGAGTAAATCAACACCGAGAGGATTGTGAGGAAAGCTGAACCGTTTGACCGGTTCCGTCGTATCATCGAGTTTGAAAGCCACCGCGACGTTCTTGAGCGAAAGGTCCAGGCCAACATAAAGGGTAGACATCAGGCACCGCCTTAAAGAAAGTAGCTATCTGGGCTCCTGTCATCTTTTGCATCAACAGCCTCGCGGATCAGAACTGGCGTCCCGGCTTGGGATTCGGGTCTCATCGACACACCCCGCCTGCTGCGCGGGCAATGGACCGGCCGTTCATCTCGGGTGTAAGAAGTAACAAAAGACCAGGGGTAGCAGTCTAAAGCGAACGGTCAAAGCCGCAAGGAGAACCAGCCGTTCCCTGATAGCTCTTAACTATTTTGACAGGAGCCAAGCGTTCGGGCAACTCCTGCAACAGATAGTGCCCGAACAAGAATGATTATACGAGGAGTATGAATTTGCATGGAGGCATCATATATGCCAATGAGGCTGGGCAGAGATGTTGTCGAGCGGTGGTATAAAAATCCGATCATTACGCTCGAACATGTTCCCTTTGCTTGCAATACGGTCTTCAACGCCGCTGCAACCAAGTTTGGGGACGAATATATACTGCTTCTGAGAATTGAAGACCTTGCGGGTCGGTCTGTATTCGCGCTTGCAAGGAGTGAAGACGGATATCATTTCAGCGTGGACCCTCAACCTGCGCTTGAGCCGTCCAAAGTGGAGCCGTTCCGTTCGTATGAGCGGCGGGGTATCGAAGACCCCCGCATCACATATCTGGAGGGCGAGTATTACATTATGTATACCGCCTACTCCAGATACGGCGCGCGCCTTGCTCTGTGCAAGACGAGTGATTTTAAGAACTTTGAAAGGCTCGGGCTGATCTCAGAGCCGGAAAATAAGGACGGCTGCCTGTTTCCGCGCAAGATCAAGGGACGATATGTCCGGCTCGACAGGCCATATGGCGGCGGGATCGGCAATATATGGCTCTCT comes from Armatimonadota bacterium and encodes:
- a CDS encoding ACT domain-containing protein, which codes for MRDYIVTVMARDRIGIVRDVSSAITGIDGNITYLSQTVVRGYFTLIISAQMPDERTQSEIRRAIERNGGVGEFAVNVRPYVEPVVCDTGPAEHFTLSMQGRDHKGIITRTTGYLADRNVNVDDFYCYVHEGILLMLAQVSVPAGIDIEDLQAGLENVGEEFGIVAHLQHENIFQATLNVRPVMDLQRQEV
- a CDS encoding pyridoxamine 5'-phosphate oxidase family protein produces the protein MNDQDIKSRAKALIDSAVNAVFMTIDSEGFPHPRTMWTAGVDDDFTIYFITGRSLLKIKQIEANPEVTAFWTKTEGNVIGWSYALIKGHASVSDDQALRDRFWSDMLKEYFPGGKTDPEYVVIVVKPKELMLMDSHKYPLDRITF
- a CDS encoding cation:proton antiporter — protein: MKNFKTGRGTLIRLLVIAIVVLCLTSCIAHASSGHGDDASLELPRVLLALIVILVAAKIGGDVMVRIGQPAVLGELIFGIIVGNLYLIGFHSVEFIKTDMSVEILSEIGVMLLLFQVGLESDLNKMMKVGASSLVVATLGVIAPFFLGWGVASFFLPLESVYAHIFIGATLCATSVGITARVLRDLGRVQTPEARIILGAAVIDDVQGLVILAVISGIITAAATGAKMSSISILWIVLKAMLFLFGALFIGAKLAPRVFNIASRFKAEGLLLATALGICFGFAYLAAQIDLAPIVGAFAAGLIMDEIHWRDFTERGEHSVDELIAPIAGFLVPIFFVRMGANVDLRTFANPEVLVFAGVLTLAAILGKQVCGLGVLQKGLDRVSIGIGMIPRGEVGLIFASIGSKLVLDGMRVVNHATYSAVVIMVVLTTMITPPVLKWSIERRSRSQRAADESASMNK
- a CDS encoding IS110 family transposase → MSTLYVGLDLSLKNVAVAFKLDDTTEPVKRFSFPHNPLGVDLLIERINGVVSKLKIDKIEIGMEATGNLWTALVETLRSHPGLAGLDANVHNLNARQVAKFKKIYPDIPKTDPLDALMIAEFLRFRKPPKPLLIDEKYLALQKLTRHRFQLAQSVTSEKNRFLTNLFLKFSAFRQEKPFSDPFGATSSALLMEFLTVDEIAEASIEDLAAFLIEKSKNSFADPEQVANAVRNAARNSYRLNKCLSNPVNLVLAMTLENIRFFERQIDAVDKAIAKELAAFNSYATILLSVPGLGPVFTAGIIAEIQDVRRFDSDSALAKFASIVWKKNQSGEFDSDDTPMSRAGNKYLRYYLVEAANSLRTHNDEFARFYKTKYRESTTHHHKRACVLCARKLVRLIFNLLHKGVLYKTPDQRKEDRAENPSPKDMTQGELVRHITRRRQAKRAFRVHRD
- a CDS encoding glycoside hydrolase family 130 protein, whose product is MRLGRDVVERWYKNPIITLEHVPFACNTVFNAAATKFGDEYILLLRIEDLAGRSVFALARSEDGYHFSVDPQPALEPSKVEPFRSYERRGIEDPRITYLEGEYYIMYTAYSRYGARLALCKTSDFKNFERLGLISEPENKDGCLFPRKIKGRYVRLDRPYGGGIGNIWLSYSDDLLHWGDSEVVMTTRGGFWDSDRIGACAPPIETEQGWLDIYHGVKNTSAGPIYRMGAALLDLENPAKVLCRSAVPILTPREYYERVGDVGNVVFSCGAILEDGGKLKIYYGAADTCICLGFADVNMLIDRCRTDTDGEDLE